The Triticum urartu cultivar G1812 chromosome 5, Tu2.1, whole genome shotgun sequence genome contains the following window.
ccgatgttgggggctgaaggggtaggtggctccatcccggtaaaggtgggcctgagttcccgaaggccccgactgttactttgtggcggagcgacagggcaggttgagaccacctaggagagaggtgggcctggccctggtcggcgtccgtggttatttcagaataacacgcttaacgagatcttggtatttgatctgagtctggctactggcctatacgcactaaccatgtacgcggggacagttatggacactcgacgtcgtggtatcagccgaagccttcgtgacgtcagcgactgagcggcgcgcgccgggttggaccgcgtaacacaacttcctttgtaatggaggttgctaggtctgctcaccagccgcgtacgcaacgtgcaggtgtgcaatgggcgatgggcccagacccctgcgccataggatttagaccggcgtgctgacctctctgttgtgcctagatAGGGATgggacgtgttgatcttccgaggccgggcatgacccagaaaagtgtgtccggccaaatgggatcgagcgtgttgggttatgtggtgcacccctgcagggaagttaatctattcgaatagccgtgatcttcggtaacaggacgacttggagttgtaccttgaccttatgacaactagaaccagatacttaataaaacacacccttccaagtgccagatacaaccggtggtcgctctctcacagggcgacgaggggaggatcatcgattaggattatgctatgcgatgttacttggtgaacttaccatctactctcttctcctgctgcaagatggaggttaccagaagcgtagtctttgaaaggactagctatccccctcttattccggcattctacagttcagtccacatatgatacccttattccatttgataccaatgcatacatatgtagtgtagctccttgcttgcgagcactttggatgagtactcacggttgcttttctcccccttttcccctttcctatattcgattgctgcaaccagacgttggagtccagaagccagacgccaccgttgatgacgactactactactcgggaggtgcctactactacgtgcagcccgctgacgacgaccaggagtagtttaggtggatcccaggcaggaggcctgcgcctctttcgatctgtatctcagtttgtgctagccttcttaaggcaaacttgtttaacttatgtctgtacttagatattgatgcttccgctaactcgtctttgatcgagctcttgtattcgagcctttgaggcccctggcttgtaatatgatgcttgtatgacttattttatttgtagagttgtgttgtgatatctttccgtgagtccctgatcttgatcatacatgttcgcgtgtatgattagtgtacggtcaaatcgggggcgtcacaagttggtatcagagccgactgcctgtaggaatcccccttccacactccttggccgaagttgagtctagacattacaaaaaacttttactaacatggctgtgtgccttacgggcccacgtcgccatctgggtggtgttaggatcttttactcctcgatccttaccctgggactctgatctctcttctattcgggttaaatgattttgctaaaatctaactctaggttctcgttaccACTTCCTGCCGGAGAACCCTTTCATTACGGATGGTCGTCTGCTTCAACAGAAGATTCTGACGATACTCTCTGATATTTTCTCGAGACCTTGTGcctgttgcttttgcaattccctaccaccgaaaaatccctatggataaatacttacacctgtcgttcttacttttattcccagttggtcttgttattacaagataccccgtaatactcgtcgttgtttcgataatcctttggGCTTACTGCCTTGTTattctttgtcacctgaatacccctacagataattctcgcacttatcgagtatccgctcatcccccagttattcatgtgtttcacaatggtcatcgaaatactatttgatcctccaaaaatccttagtagcttattgctctgcaatacttgtctgcttgcatgatggatgctttccatatgtctggcaatattcgttagtatccttaggcaccgtcattttgatccctttgattcaacatgagtgcgaatgcacgcaatcatcagttgatccttttaaattatctttccggctcagacatcattttaaacatgagctggttctcaacagatccaattgccgtcgattgtacccctaaggctattcaacttatccatccctaatcagaacatcgcttctgatcccttgatttgaaaatcataattcctttgcatttgatcTTTGAATTAGTTAGTTGTTTCCataatccaatgcctttgcattgttacttcctctggttgtgtgccgatgctcacgtCAGCTCTGTTATGGACCGGTAAATCCTTTAATGGATTTTATCCGGCAAcatccttcatattcaataaccttgtgagccttccctcggatacataatgcctttggtaaattgtatcatgtactttctcaaccttgctctactttcgagcttgtgatatttacccttgaaacttgtggtatatgtttctaagaagcccctatgggttgaacatatgccttctctaaactgtgtgaacttgaaagttttcacgagtcatacacttctggtattttgccagatGAAATTTCAACACGACAACTTCTTCaaaagtgagaagtgaatgaaaggttatgcattggagaagtgcgagtcgaccttgaactttgtgtccatgcccatggacacgatgtagatcttatcgttaaagcttctcttaaattaaattattcctttggtataagttcatcttatatctgggatctggccttttgcaatcgtggttccgaccatgttctcctttaaataccatttcgcgtgcaagtttaagcgcttgtcttctgtagagcaataccccagtccaacctctactttgatatgccatcgagtattaccccctctggtatctcgagattatcacggaactgcataacttcttatgagttcttcttcaagtattatttGACTTTTGTTGCatcatcatttgacttgatgtcatcgccaaccgattacatcttcatgaaatctctcgacaaatgtgtcgtggtcatcatcaacatcctgagctcttccaagttatatatcgaattcttgatgagaaataccatcctcgcCCCTTAATggtttgtgttatcatcgaccactttattgtcttccgttcaacacaaacttattcgtgttttgtgttataccttgagatccttgctatccagcatttgttcttctttaccttggaatattaccaccttttatgtcaagaatgtcgtggtaattttaccacctcttgagaattcttgatatagtaatatctctcgccttttgcgttcatttcttggtctccgtgttgtttctaaccggaataccggcaaatggtctgtgatgtgtaaattctaaacttctagcaaccctattgctttgaagttattggtctatagtttcattctaagtctattgcttattgaatcatcattcgaacattgatcgtgctacctagtccagattcctgggtgcacccttctataattgttcagttgtgtatgtttccctcgagcatacatcattatatcatttgatccgacaaatgatatttccttgttcacataattgtggaaatcaaTCCTTTGGGAATCTCGATGATTTGTTGCTAAGcctatcagccacctcctcatcctctccttggtttactgAAGAACTCTTGTTTCAGAGCTCACTTCCATAGATCATTTCTGAGAATCTCACAATGGCATCTCGTCAAAtcgtgttgcaccttttcttctcaggcatactgagtctgaagtatcttgacaccaatcagatatggatcccggtcagatatgatggttgggactcattttccaagagttataatgttggtctttatatgacccggtaaggtgatgtcatgcctagcacacctggctgGAGGGTCTATTATCATAGTTCTTCCTTTTAGCAAgattatccattcttccatgaggaaattgtaaggcttattctataagttgttcctgatggatccttcgTGTATCCGAAGTCTAATCTTTGCTTGACggccatgtcaatgctatctcgaagcatgtctatggtactccgattttcaacaaaaacgtttgaagcccaatgctaaatgtttcctgctcgattatccaaacaccgctgtatgggtaatatcatgaaaattctctcccctacctaaagagtttactacattatatcatgtcatggatatcatgctctgctcgTCCTTCCGAAGGTTATAcctttgaaatatgtgtttaaacacattttcctttccattgttctgtttaatctgataatcatatttttctttccatttgttgggttaatgtttcttgtgatctatatgatctaagcagtaatattctcctgcttaggTAAACACCTCGGTTTACAACTCTGTTAGTGTGACCCTGTTACTATTGCTAACGACATCCTGGTAACccccgatggacgagaactttgcctattggtccgcctcgttcaacgagcaggaaaatggttctcttcgtccctcgcccttggtaccaacgttgttgccaacataactgataGGCTATCCTCTGCCATGCCTTGCTACCATGACCATGCAATATGTCGGCGTCCTTCCTACTTTTggaccacatggtgggcccataacccacagtttcacaggatcgaaacctgactctcctgcaCCCCCTGTTCCCAAGGTTGTTCCTCGCGTGTGGCCtcatatgtaattcacgagccaccttccgaggGATCATCAAATATGTTACCggacgcaatacttattcccgaTTGCTTTGAGCCCCTTTCACGCcctgtttcaggcatcgaacggTTGCCTGCTCGCTCGAAACTTCCCATGAAACCTcattactttgctctcgatattttcttaagtttcaattcgagagttactttctaccaccttccccgatgttatcgaccagatagtcaaccttgtaGAGGTTCGTTCTCCCGGAATAACCCCCTTActctttcgtaagtatgatggaacCCCCAAAGAAAGGATGTCGACTTCATCTTGATGACCTAAAGCAgaaaaatgaagacatcaatataatggatcgaccacttcgagaggagcaaccaagaccgagaagattcattagaatttcgtaaccaaacCTTTCCCCCTTAGagccctcttaaatctcgggacgagatttcttgtagtggaggagaattgtgacgcccggatacttaagctacagtgaacctctacTAATGACGCCACGTCACCTCAATTACCGTTGCTGATCTCGCGTTAGATTGAAACCGATTCGAATCCAAATTAAAAAAtcaggcaaacaacaaaagttttcaaacaatgAAACTAAAATGTTCGTGTCATGCCAGAAAATGCATAGGTGATTGTGGTGGTGAAACCAAACTTTTATGAAATGCTTAACTGCACTAAAATGATTTAAATAGTAGCAAACCTAATTATTTCAATGCCTTTACTAATTAATAAAATATCAAACTAAATTATTTGGGGACTAGACTTTTTGTGACAGTGGACTAAATTGAAATACTAGATTAGATGCCTAGTATATATTTTACAAAAACTAAAACAATAGGAAACAGAGATAAAACAGaataaaagaaaaataagaaaGGAAAAACAAAACTAACAAAAGAAAAGGAAATGAGAACGCCACCCCCCCAGCTccccatgggcctcggcccatcCCACACGGCCCAACCGGCCCACCCCATGCTGCCCCCTGGCCTATTAGGCCATCCCACACACCTGAACCCTAACCACCAGACCCCCCACTTCCCCGCACGCACCCAcgctcctctcctcctcccccccaaTTTGGGATCTGGATCGGGCCACGTCCCGACCGCGCCGCTCGCCCCGACACTGCACCCTCTCCGACGCCCCAACGCTAAACGCCCGCCTTTCCGTCGCCTGCCGCACAGGCGCCCGCCCCCTCGACCCGAGCTAAATCGGGGGCTCGACCCCACGGCGCCCCGAGCCTCGACGCCGCTCCCCGCCACCTCATCGCCATCGCCTCACCTCGCCCCCGACGCCCGTTCGCGCGCCGTCATCAATCTAGAACTGGGACTCGGCCCCGAGGCCACCGCCGCTCGGAGTCCCCCTCGCTGGAGCCACGACGCTGCCAACCGCGTCCTCGTCCCCTCCTCGCGCAGCTTCATCGAGCCACGTCGCCCCCGTTCATCTACAACGATGGTGAGGTCGTCGGCCTCGTCCTTCCCTTACCCCCTGCCGCACACACGCGCCTGTGCCGCCCGCTACTGCTGCGCCAGCCTCGCACGACGCTCGTCGCGCCCGCCTCGCCGGCCCGTGTCGCGCCTCCCgctcaacccccccccccccatcgcGCGCTGCTCGCTGCGCCCTTGCGCACACGCGTCGCCCTCCCGCGACCGGCCTCTGCCTCGGCTCGCCGCTGCAGGGCGCAGCTccggccggccggcctctccACTGCCGCGCCCGGGCTCGGCCTCTGACCGGGCAACCCCATGCCCGCACCCGCTGAGCACCCCGCCCAGTTTGGCCTTTGGCCCACTGACCAGTGGGGCCCGGCCCCTGGTTAtttaaaaataattaattaattagtttaaCTAATAAATTAATGGATTAATTAACCTAAGAAATATTGCTTAATTAGCTTTTTAACTTGTAATTAACTTAATGTGTCAATGATAGCAGCTCATCCTTCGGTTCTGTGGTGTGATAACATTGGTGCTACATATCTTTCATCTAATCCAGTGTTTCACGCTAGGACGAAGCACATTGAGGTTGACTATCATTTTGTTCGGGAACGTGTTGCACAGAAGCTACTTTGTATCAAGTTCATTCCGTCAAAGGATCAACTTGTTGACATCTTCACGAAGCCTCTTCCACTAACTTGCTTTGTACTTCACGCCATAGTTAAGattgagggagggtgttagactATATATATACGCAGTCTGTGTATTAATATTGTAACATTGTATTGTACCTCTTGGTACCTCTATATAATGAAAGAGCCACACCCCATTTAGGGTGTCGAGCAAGTTCCCAACATATTATGTTTTACAATACTTGGTGCACGTACCACATCTCCCTACAACAACGACAAACAACAACAAAGACTTTAGTCCCAAACAAATAGGGGTAAGTTAGAgctgaaacccataagatctcgaaGCCAACTCATGGTTTTGGCACGTGGATAGCTAACtgccacgcacccctgtccatggctagttctttggtgatatTCCGGTCCTTCAAATCTCTCTTTACGGACTCCTCCCATGCGAAGTTTGATCTACGCCGACCTCTCTTAACATTATCAGCACACTTTAACCATTCGCTATATATGTGGTAGAGCTTCTAGAGGCATGCATTGTATATgtccaaaccatctcagacgatgttggacatgCTTCTCTTCAGTCGGTGCTACCCACATGCTTCTCTTCAGTCGGTGCTACCCAACTCTACCACATATATCATCATTCTAGACCCGATCATTCCttgtgtggccacacatccatctcaacatgcGCATCTCCGCTACACCTAACTGTTGGACATGTCGCCTTTAGTTGGCCAACACGCATCGCCATACAGGATTGCGGGTCGAATTGCCATCCTATAGAACCTGCTTTtaagcttttgtggcactctcttgtcacatagaatgccagaagcttggcgccacttcatccaaccGACTTGTATTCGATGGTTTACATCTTCATCGACATCATCATCCTTctgcagcattgaccccaaataccaGAAGGTGTCCTTTTGAGGTACCACCTGCCCATCAAGGCTAAccacctcctccttctcctcgtgcctagtagtactgaaaccgcaccTCATGTACTCAGTTTCCATTCTACTAAGCTTAAAACCTCTAACTTTCTAGTAACTCCATTGGCGTACCACGTCTAGCTGATGAACAAAACTTACAGCACTCTTTTATACGGCACCGACAATGTGAAACTTTGGCTGGGGTGTTTTTTTTTTTCAGTTTAGAACGTAATTTTATGTAGTTTAATCAAAAGGAACCTAACCTTTCAGCCCCTCTTGCAGCCCTGCACATGCACTACCTTTCCCTAGAGAGGATGTGTTTTATTTTATTAAACCAAGGCAGAGCACCATGCGTCCATGCCTGCTTACTATATCAAGGATACTACTCAGAGGCCAGAAATGCAAACAGATTGCTCCCACATGAACATACTATTTTTGCAAGTATCATGTTCTGAACTCGAGGCCTTTGTGAAGCTCAAGCAGCCGCAAAGATCGAGTTCGAGAGGAAAAAGTACACTGTTAGTCCGTATTAACACCCTCCAACTTTACAACATCATTAACCCTTGCCATTGCAAGGAGGCAAGAAAAACAGAGAACCTTCATCATAGGGTAAAGGTCAATGTGAAAAAAACATGGGGAGGAAAGCAGGAGAGAATTAATGAAGGGAAGGAACATTGTGGCTGTGCCTCTGATGAGCCCAGATCAGTCACTCCAGCAGAGAAGCATGACGACGCAGTGGCGGATGATGTAGAGCCGGGCCTTCTGCTCCCTCAGGACCTTCTGCAGCTTGCCCATATGCTTCTTCTTCCCCTGCTCCATGGCATCCACCAGACCGGGAGCAATGCGAGAGGTTTAGGTTCAGGGTCAGGTCAGGGCCCTCCTCTTGAGATGATGCTGGTATGTATGATGGGATGCGGTGGTGCAAATCTTGGTTTATATAGAAGGGGCAAGGATATGTGCTGCAGTATCTCAGGACAGCCCCCCatcccccaccccaccccaccctaCCAGCCCACATGCAGTCAACACTTTTGAGCCTTAGAAGGGACACTTGTGAGTCCAAATGCATGCTCCTACTATTGTATTACTAGCTTATTATTATGATAAGGGCTAAGAGGGGAGAAGAATACTTACTTCACCAGTGTGATCATGCATAGATGGACCCTTAACAACACAGTGCTCAGGGTCAGGGGGCATGATTGAGGACCATGCGCCGCACCgcaccgcgccgcgccgcggaCAGGATCAAGTGGCCATACATGCCCTGCAAGCAAGAAAGGCAACCGTGGGTTGGTTGTTTAATGGCTCCAAGAAAGGCCATTCATGGTCCTCAAGCAGTCAAGCTTACCAGAAAAACGGCAGTCTGGGCTGCCGCTTAGCCCTTAAAACTGCTAAAAGGGCGCCGGCACACTGCCGCATGTTAGGGCATCTGAAAGCCAGTGAAGGGACTAATCAGATCCACAGACATCTGAAAAACCGCGGGCGGGAGTTTTTTCTTTCATCTCCCTACCTGCAGCTTTGTCATGTGCATTGTTCGTGCTGGATACAACAGCACTAATCAGATCCATGCTGGCTagctctctctctgtctctcagGATAATGCCAGGGTTTCCTCACACTAGACTAGACTGGCACAGAGTATGTATATTATCCTTTATGGGGATGAAAGGACAGGTCGGAGTATTCCGACAACTTAACAAGAATACATATATTAGCACAAAGCCAAAGGAATTCTGGGAACACGCCTGCCAATCTGGTGGCTGAAAATGGTACTGCCTCCGTTCGGAAATAACAGACGTGGTTTTAGTTTTAGTTCACAAATTTGAATACGTCAGTTATTTCCAAATGGAGGTAGTAAATATGAATCAACAAATAAATGCAAGTGAAAATTTGCTCTTGTCCCAATATTGATGGGAGCTTGAATTTGCATATTATTCCCGATCTCATTCCATGACCCGATCTCATTCCATGACAAACAAACAGGGCTTGGGTTGACACTAGGCGCCACTAATGACACAATCATGGGGGCGGCTAAAGTAACTTGATGCAATAAGACAGAACCCAAATATGTAGCCCTTTGAACTTGTTGAAGCGACACAATCGAGGCTCCTACACTAGCCATGCAACTACTCTCGAATAGGCCACTGCGGAGGGGACAAGCTGATAAATTGAACACTCACTATACTAAACAATAGGGTACTAGGCATTAGGAAACTAATCAACTACCAGGCAATGACCAATGGTAACCGCGATCAAGAAGACACTTTGCGCAGACCACTAACATTCATACGCAGTGGTTTGCCCTAAACCATCATGGAGAAAGAGAACAAACAATAAGAATCAATTCAGGGAACGGTAAGTTCGAGCTCTTGAAGCTCAACTGTAAGTCTTGAGCCCCCTCAAGGACTTCGTGGGATGGTGGCAACGAAGTTGCAGCTCCGTCCCCACCCCGGTCCAGAAAGGCACCGCCTCGGTCATAACGTTGGTGGCCTGATGCATCTGGAAGCACCGTAACGCGACCATCTTCAACAACTCAGCTCAGCTTAGCCCGTCTCCTCGACACGTTCAAGAGGGAAGCCAGGCAATGGGCAACGGCAGGTGTGAGAGGTCTGCCGGCTTTGCTTCCGGCGGTGGCAGTGTCTAGTGACTAGAGGTGTCGTGTTGTAATCACCGGGTGTTGCCCTTCTTAGGGCTTGTACAATTCTTCTTTTTCTACCAATGTATCGAAACGCAAGGCTTTTGCGTTTTCTCAAGAAAAAATGCTAAAAAATAAACTGATGGAATCATATTTGCTCATACCTGCAAATACAGATGTGCTCGCTTTTTCTTTCCTTGAGATGCAGATTCTATATATTATTAGAGAAATAAGTTAGTCATCATCATGTTCTGTATTGATAATTATATTAATCTCACTACCAAATGATCAGACAAAGGTGAGAGCAGAAGAACTAAAGATGCTCATGATATCAAGATTCAACTCACTGACCATGACCAAAATAATGCTGGCCAACATGAGACAGTGTTTGTGTGCTTCATGACCAGCATTGAGACATCATTTGTCACATGCTTGAATGACACTCATGCAGAAGATTCAACACTGTGTCAACAAATGTCGCATGTACCAAAAATGATAAATCATAAACCAGGATAAGTTAGTACAAGCATATGTCTCAGTGCACATACGAAACTTCCGTTTTACCAACAGTTAACTCATAACACGTAACAGATGATGCAGAAAATACCACTGTATCACCATAGGATATTAACAGAGAGGCTCAGAAATCAACATGGGGAGAACCCTAGAAAGTGGCACACAGGGGCAGCAGACAACCCCTGCACAAGAAAGTGCCCTGTGTTTGACTGGAAACTAGGCAAAATACATTGAAATGCAGTAGAGGGCGCAGCATCAAACGGCTACAATGTCCAATATAAGACAAGCACCTCAACCAAagtgcgcgcacacacacacacatagacatagggCTGTTTTTTTTCTAATCATACGGAATATGTACACTCAGAATTGCTTTTCAGTCAAAAGATATGCCGACTGCACGGATGATCCGAGTACTCATTCCATCCTGCTTCCTAGCAGCTTCCGAACGAATCGAGGCGACACGAGGAATCTCCAAGATACTTGAATACGATCTCCATAAACTCTTTCCAACCCTTTACCGGCACAATCTACCGACAAGAGGATGTACTACAGTACTCTGCTACCACGTAGTACTGTTAATTAATCAAGCCCGAGAAGATTTTGGCAATGCGAGAAGATCGCTAGTGTTCTCCCAAGGAAGTTCAAACAGACAAATTACAGTGGTGTGAGATATCCAAGTACCAAGATAGATAagcaaaaaaaaaagagaagggaaTAAACTACGATACCAGCCGCAAGCAGTAGTGCCAGATACCAAGAACCTTCATTGGAGCCATACCGAACCGCTACTGAATCTGCAGATTTCAACACGTATGCGGCAGGATGAGCTGTCTGTTATCCGAAACGATCATATCCGTCAATAAGATCAAGCTTTTTGTCGGCGACAGGAACAATAACCCACATTCAGATGCAGAGATTTGTCCCCTAAGATTAAATAAAAAGAGGAAATGAAGAATTAGCGCGGTTGCATGGGAGGAAGGGCACGGCATGCTCGCCTCCTCTATAAAAGCCCAGCCCCCGGCCTTCCCAGTTCCACGCCACAGCAAGCTCCAACCAGGGATCAGATCACACAGAGAGCAAGCTCTCCTGCTTTCATCACATCTCTTCAGTTCATCAAGCAAAATGGGGAGTGTGAGGAGCCAAGGCAAGCAAGGGGGGAGGGTGAGCAGAGCTCTGAAAGAGAACAGAGCCAGGCTCTACATCATCCGTAGGTGCATCGTCATGCTCCTTTGCTGGCATGACTGAGCTCCAAGCTGCATTCTCCTCCATGGAACCCATCAAGTCAAAGGGTCCATGCATGGAGAAGTCACACTTAGATAGGGAAGTATCATCAGTTAGTTAGGAGTAGAAGTAGAAGCTAGGAAGGAACTCCCATGCATGCTCATGGCATATTGCTCTCAAGAAAGCTTGGTAGACTAGACATTCCATCAGTTGTTTCTTTACCATGAGTTATTAGTATTTATTTTTCCATTTTTTCTCCACCTGTTTTCCCATCTGCCATCCCTTAGGCAGTGGGATATGCGGCTGTTGTATCTT
Protein-coding sequences here:
- the LOC125509058 gene encoding small polypeptide DEVIL 5-like, which gives rise to MEQGKKKHMGKLQKVLREQKARLYIIRHCVVMLLCWSD
- the LOC125509057 gene encoding small polypeptide DEVIL 10-like, whose amino-acid sequence is MLASSIKAQPPAFPVPRHSKLQPGIRSHREQALLLSSHLFSSSSKMGSVRSQGKQGGRVSRALKENRARLYIIRRCIVMLLCWHD